Proteins from one Panicum virgatum strain AP13 chromosome 7K, P.virgatum_v5, whole genome shotgun sequence genomic window:
- the LOC120641283 gene encoding ultraviolet-B receptor UVR8-like → MQRPMDATGNRASVVIKLHQTVNESNSSPSNPATDHSQRKCDANEITEQIPLAANPSILLHLLSSYELEPNDLAALEGTCKFFRSPANFEPDAALSLPELAALDTCCQKAMFKSMKHEEKEKLKQRCGGSWKLVLGYLLVGERNYRREKSQVIAGLGHSIVVTTKGDVYSFGANRSGQLGLGNTKDQFEPCLIRSLQGIRITQAAVGSRQTMLVTDTGSVYKFGQDAFGDLESSGTGTYTSSPKLLESLKGIFVVQASIGGKFSAVLSREGQVYTFSWGREARLGHASELTDVEPRLLSGPLENALVVQIAAGYCYLLMLAYQPTGMSVYSVGCGQGGKLGHGDKRNLVIPALVQHFHAQDVKPLSIYAGAFHCAALALDGRVFTWGWSGHGCLGHGNVGECVCLPTEVEDLKYVKARHLSAGDYTTFVVADNGDVYFFGSGTSLLVQADGVEKDTVLTPKLATSIVALNEKIAQISATHAWDYQGLASAHHTLVLTESGRLYSFGGGEKGQLGVKLVEGQEGRSTLDRVDIDGLA, encoded by the exons ATGCAGCGCCCAATGGATGCCACGGGCAACAGAGCCTCCGTGGTTATAAAGCTCCATCAAACTGTGAATGAATCCAACTCTTCTCCATCAAATCCAGCAACGGATCACTCTCAGCGTAAGTGCGATGCAAATGAAATCACTGAGCAAATCCCACTCGCTGCAAACCCGTCCATTCTCCTCCATTTGCTCTCATCCTACGAGCTGGAACCTAATGATCTGGCTGCTTTGGAG GGTACATGTAAATTCTTCAGAAGCCCTGCAAACTTTGAGCCAGATGCTGCGTTGTCTCTTCCAGAACTTGCAGCACTTGATACTTGCTGTCAGAAGGCCATGTTTAAGTCAATGAAGCATGAGGAAAAGGAGAAGTTGAAGCAGCGTTGTGGAGGCTCTTGGAAGCTCGTCCTTGGGTACCTGTTGGTCGGTGAGAGGAACTACCGCCGTGAGAAATCTCAGGTTATTGCTGGACTAGGACACAGCATTGTTGTCACAACAAAGGGGGATGTGTACTCATTCGGCGCAAATCGCTCGGGACAGCTAGGGCTTGGGAATACAAAAGACCAGTTCGAACCATGTCTTATTAG GTCTCTGCAAGGCATCAGAATCACACAGGCAGCAGTTGGGTCTAGGCAGACAATGCTTGTGACCGACACGGGAAGTGTGTACAAATTTGGACAGGATGCTTTTGGGGATTTGGAATCCTCTGGGACTGGGACTTATACTAGCAGTCCTAAGTTGTTGGAATCACTGAAAGGTATCTTTGTAGTTCAAGCATCTATAGGAGGCAAATTCTCTGCGGTTCTGTCTAGAGAGGGTCAGGTTTATACTTTCTCTTGGGGTCGTGAGGCGAGGCTTGGTCATGCTTCAGAGCTTACCGATGTTGAGCCTCGTCTTCTCTCTGGACCGCTTGAGAATGCTCTTGTTGTGCAGATTGCTGCTGGCTATTGCTATCTCCTTATGTTGGCCTACCAACCGACGGGAAT GTCGGTTTACTCGGTAGGCTGCGGTCAAGGAGGAAAGCTTGGGCATGGAGACAAGAGAAACCTGGTGATCCCAGCGTTGGTCCAACATTTCCATGCACAGGATGTAAAGCCACTGTCGATATATGCAGGCGCTTTCCATTGTGCAGCTCTGGCACTAGATGGACGTGTGTTCACCTGGGGATGGAGTGGACACGGGTGTCTGGGACATGGAAATGTAGGCGAATGTGTGTGCCTCCCCACGGAAGTGGAAGACTTGAAGTATGTAAAGGCTAGGCATCTGTCAGCTGGCGATTACACCACCTTCGTCGTCGCAGATAATGGCGACGTCTACTTCTTTGGGTCGGGGACAAGTCTGCTTGTTCAG GCGGATGGCGTGGAAAAGGATACTGTCTTGACTCCCAAGCTAGCCACTTCGATTGTCGCGCTGAATGAAAAGATTGCGCAGATTAGCGCGACGCATGCCTGGGATTACCAAGGTTTGGCTTCCGCTCATCATACATTGGTCCTCACCGAGTCCGGCAGGCTGTACTCCTTTGGGGGAGGTGAAAAAGGCCAGCTTGGTGTGAAGCTTGTTGAGGGACAGGAAGGGAGGTCTACCCTAGATCGGGTCGACATTGATGGTCTTGCCTAG
- the LOC120641285 gene encoding uncharacterized protein LOC120641285 has translation MAMVASTSFTYHKPRLAVVCRKNKDGRDKEKEHKHPFKVVEITPPPRCLGVRCFPTNIHCGESVTIEGQAYTVSAVTHRYQLRKGRYEPSEKRLDVLSTGRYILNLYLQNLLDQS, from the exons ATGGCCATGGTCGCCTCCACCTCTTTCACGTACCACAAG CCGCGTCTCGCGGTGGTGTGCAGGAAGAACAAGGACGGGCGGGACAAGGAGAAGGAGCACAAGCACCCCTTCAAGGTCGTCGagatcacgccgccgccgcgctgcctcgGCGTCCGCTGCTTCCCCACC AACATCCACTGCGGCGAGAGCGTGACGATCGAGGGCCAGGCGTACACGGTGTCTGCGGTGACGCACCGGTACCAGCTGCGCAAGGGGCGGTACGAGCCGAGCGAGAAGCGCCTCGACGTCCTCTCCACCGGCAGATACATCCTCAACCTCTACCTCCAAAACCTCCTCGACCAGTCCTAG
- the LOC120641282 gene encoding MA3 DOMAIN-CONTAINING TRANSLATION REGULATORY FACTOR 4-like has product MASEEGAMSPTRMLAEGHLRVATGGGAPADGGIAVRHLPHHHPAKKDGVGGKTEQDNHEDVDSLPSQELKKLANGNNKVPGTLDGYKRLVVPIVEEYFCTGDVELAACELRGLGSDQFQHYFVKKLISMAMDRHDKEKEMASVLLSSLYADVLSSYMISEGFIMLLESIEDLTVDIPDAVDVLAVFIARAVVDEILPPVFLARARALLPEFSKGIQVLQVVEKSYLSAPHHAELVERKWGGSTHFTVEEAKKRIQGILREYIESGDIDEAFRCIRELSLPFFHHEIVKRALTYGMENISSQPLILKLLKEAAAGCLISSNQMSKGFSRLAESVDDLSLDIPSAKDLFDKLVSTAISEELLDASFSKSAVSEEEMQNTSAEKVKRFKEESGHIIHEYFLSDDVPELIRSLEELSAPEYNPIFLKKLVTLAMDRKNREKEMASVLLSSLSLELFSTDDIMKGFIMLLQSAEDTALDIVDAPSELALFLARAVIDEVLIPLNLDEISSRLRPNSSGSQTVQMARSLLSARHSGERILRCWGGGTGWAVEDAKDKITKLLEEYNTGGDLGEACRCIRDLGMPFFNHEVVKKALVMAMEKQDDASILALLQECFSEGLITINQMTKGFTRVKDGLDDLVLDIPNAQEKFGAYVVLATGRGWLLPTFTSVP; this is encoded by the exons ATGGCGTCGGAGGAGGGGGCGATGTCGCCGACGAGGATGCTGGCGGAGGGGCACCTGCGGGTGGCCACCGGCGGGGGCGCGCCGGCCGACGGCGGGATCGCCGTCAGGCACCTCCCACACCACCACCCCGCAAAGAAAG ACGGTGTTGGTGGGAAAACTGAACAAGACAACCATGAAGATGTAGATTCTTTACCATCTCAAGAGTTGAAAAAACTAGCTAATGGAAACAATAAG GTTCCTGGTACATTAGATGGCTATAAAAGGCTTGTAGTTCCAATAGTTGAGGAGTATTTTTGTACCGGAGATGTGGAATTGGCAGCTTGCGAGCTAAGGGGTCTTGGATCTGATCAGTTTCAACATTACTTCGTCAAGAAGCTCATATCTATGGCAATGGACCGTCatgacaaagaaaaagaaatggccTCAGTTCTGTTATCATCTTTGTATGCTGATGTACTGAGCTCGTACATGATCAGTGAAGGTTTTATTATGCTTCTGGAGTCTATAGAAGATCTGACTGTTGATATACCAGATGCTGTTGATGTCTTGGCAGTTTTTATTGCACGGGCTGTTGTTGATGAAATATTGCCTCCTGTGTTCCTCGCTCGAGCAAGAGCACTGCTTCCAGAATTTTCCAAGGGTATTCAAGTTCTGCAGGTTGTTGAAAAGAGCTATTTGTCAGCTCCCCATCATGCAGAGTTAGTTGAACGCAAATGGGGTGGAAGCACACACTTTACCGTAGAAGAGGCAAAAAAGAGGATTCAAGGTATTCTAAGAGAATATATTGAAAGTGGAGACATAGATGAAGCCTTCAGGTGCATAAGAGAACTCAGTCTTCCATTCTTCCATCATGAGATTGTGAAGCGTGCTCTCACCTATGGTATGGAGAACATTTCCTCTCAGCCATTAATCCTGAAGTTACTGAAGGAGGCAGCTGCAGGTTGCTTGATTAGTTCTAATCAAATGTCAAAGGGTTTCTCTCGACTAGCTGAGAGTGTTGATGACCTGAGTCTAGATATTCCTTCTGCTAAAGATCTTTTTGATAAGCTGGTTTCAACAGCCATATCTGAAGAATTGCTTGATGCTTCTTTTAGTAAGTCTGCTGTCTCTGAGGAAGAGATGCAGAATACAAGTGCTGAAAAGGTGAAGCGTTTTAAGGAAGAATCTGGTCATATAATTCATGAGTATTTTCTCTCAGATGACGTCCCTGAACTTATTCGAAGCCTTGAAGAGCTTTCTGCCCCAGAATACAATCCCATTTTCCTCAAGAAGCTAGTTACACTTGCTATGGACAGAAAGAACAGAGAGAAGGAGATGGCATCTGTACTTCTTTCTTCACTCAGCTTGGAGCTGTTTTCCACTGATGACATCATGAAGGGGTTCATAATGCTCTTGCAGTCAGCAGAAGACACTGCACTTGACATCGTGGATGCGCCCAGTGAGCTTGCCCTCTTCCTAGCTAGGGCAGTGATTGATGAAGTATTGATTCCACTGAACTTGGATGAAATCAGCAGCAGGCTTCGGCCGAACAGCAGTGGTAGCCAAACTGTCCAGATGGCCCGCTCCCTGCTGTCAGCTCGCCACTCCGGTGAGCGGATACTGCGTTGCTGGGGTGGTGGCACCGGCTGGGCTGTGGAAGATGCCAAAGACAagatcactaagctcttggaggAATACAACACTGGCGGTGACCTGGGAGAAGCCTGCAGATGCATCCGCGACCTCGGGATGCCCTTCTTCAACCATGAGGTGGTGAAGAAGGCGCTGGTCATGGCGATGGAGAAGCAGGACGATGCCAGCATACTGGCCCTGCTGCAGGAGTGCTTCAGCGAGGGGCTGATAACCATCAACCAGATGACCAAAGGCTTCACCCGCGTCAAGGACGGCCTGGATGATCTGGTCCTCGACATTCCGAACGCGCAGGAGAAGTTTGGAGCGTACGTTGTGCTCGCGACGGGCCGCGGCTGGCTGCTGCCGACCTTCACCTCCGTTCCCTGA